One genomic window of uncultured Campylobacter sp. includes the following:
- a CDS encoding glycosyltransferase — protein sequence MKKLAVFLYSMGPGGAERVVSNLLPALCEKYEVHLVLMSEVVAYEIPSAVKIHFLERSDPYESGVKKLFRLGLLFPFLALNYKKLCDDLAIDLHFVLMNRPCYIALLARIAGVKGRMVISERSCPSVIYKSGLSGLANRILVKALYPKADLILANAQGNADDLVRNFGCDAAKTKVLYNAVDLAAIKTLANEPIEAKLKPFFLNIGRLDSGKNQAMLIKIIANLNDERATLGILGKGPLQGELQNLIDELGVSERVKLLGTDKNPFKFIKNAQCFVCASRFEGFSNVLLEALACERFIVSTDHKSGARELLGDDEYGILTPVDDEKAMETAMRRALEDEKLRQDYEKRAYGRVAKFDKNAVAAQLIGYLEGENGE from the coding sequence ATGAAAAAATTAGCCGTTTTTCTCTACTCGATGGGGCCGGGCGGCGCGGAGCGCGTAGTTTCAAATTTACTTCCCGCTCTGTGCGAAAAATACGAAGTTCATCTCGTTTTAATGAGTGAGGTCGTAGCCTACGAGATACCAAGCGCGGTAAAAATTCACTTCCTTGAGCGCTCGGATCCATACGAAAGCGGCGTAAAAAAGCTTTTTCGTTTGGGACTTTTGTTTCCGTTTCTAGCCTTAAATTATAAAAAACTTTGCGACGATTTGGCTATCGACCTGCATTTTGTCTTAATGAACCGGCCTTGTTATATCGCGCTTTTAGCAAGGATCGCCGGAGTAAAAGGACGCATGGTAATAAGCGAGCGCAGCTGTCCGTCGGTCATCTATAAAAGCGGCCTTAGCGGGCTTGCCAATAGAATTTTAGTTAAGGCGCTTTATCCAAAAGCCGATCTTATCCTTGCTAACGCGCAGGGAAACGCCGATGATCTCGTGCGAAATTTCGGCTGCGACGCCGCAAAAACTAAGGTGCTATATAACGCGGTCGATTTGGCGGCTATAAAAACTCTCGCAAACGAGCCGATAGAGGCTAAATTGAAGCCGTTTTTTCTAAACATCGGGCGTCTTGATAGCGGTAAAAATCAAGCGATGCTAATAAAAATAATCGCAAATTTAAACGACGAGCGCGCGACGCTTGGAATTTTAGGCAAGGGGCCTTTGCAAGGCGAGCTTCAAAATTTGATCGACGAGCTTGGCGTGAGCGAGCGAGTAAAGCTGCTAGGCACGGATAAAAATCCGTTTAAATTTATCAAAAACGCGCAGTGTTTCGTCTGCGCTTCGCGGTTTGAGGGTTTTTCAAACGTACTTCTAGAGGCGCTTGCTTGCGAAAGATTTATCGTCTCCACTGACCACAAAAGCGGCGCTAGAGAGCTTCTGGGCGACGATGAGTACGGCATTTTAACGCCTGTGGATGACGAAAAAGCGATGGAGACTGCGATGAGGCGAGCGCTTGAGGATGAAAAATTAAGGCAAGATTACGAAAAAAGAGCGTACGGCCGCGTAGCAAAATTTGATAAAAACGCCGTCGCGGCACAACTCATAGGATACTTAGAGGGTGAAAATGGCGAGTAA
- a CDS encoding glycosyltransferase family 2 protein, which produces MLKVSIIIPTYNRKELFEAALKSALAQDYENKEIIISDDNSNDGTRELAQSYVAKFDNVKYVLNQTYDRGPNGNKNNGFDHASGDAFVILDDDDLLIEGAISKMAAVLEQGYASVWANCYFEIDGEPTTKFSGFGLSKSGEISPQDYYDGKITGEFLIMFRRDAIGQRRFEKGLYGSENTLWIYLFDLPAYYLHDAVRIYRFHRSDSVTINSFKRPLCIMKGYAMTAELILQKIAEKNAQASANSAEPKFRVNDAHIAILYKMAAYYAKFGGEYKKMYEYLFKSLKFKFTKEALAMLILSPFPKSMILFLTKIRVWIYKKTHGE; this is translated from the coding sequence ATGCTAAAAGTAAGCATAATAATCCCGACCTACAACCGTAAAGAGCTTTTTGAAGCCGCCCTAAAAAGCGCGCTGGCTCAAGACTACGAAAATAAAGAAATCATAATCAGCGACGATAACTCAAACGACGGCACGCGCGAGCTCGCGCAAAGTTACGTCGCTAAATTTGACAACGTAAAATACGTCTTAAATCAAACTTACGACCGCGGCCCAAACGGCAATAAAAATAACGGCTTTGATCACGCTAGCGGCGATGCTTTCGTGATACTAGACGACGATGACTTGCTGATAGAAGGCGCCATAAGCAAGATGGCGGCCGTACTAGAGCAGGGGTATGCCAGCGTCTGGGCGAACTGTTATTTTGAGATCGACGGCGAGCCGACGACGAAATTTTCGGGATTTGGACTAAGTAAAAGCGGGGAAATTTCGCCGCAGGACTACTATGACGGCAAGATAACGGGCGAGTTTTTGATAATGTTTCGCCGCGACGCCATCGGTCAGAGGCGCTTTGAAAAGGGGCTTTACGGTAGCGAAAATACGCTTTGGATCTATCTTTTTGACCTTCCTGCTTACTATCTGCACGACGCAGTGCGTATTTACCGCTTTCACCGCAGCGACAGCGTCACGATAAACTCGTTTAAACGCCCGCTTTGCATAATGAAAGGCTACGCGATGACTGCGGAGCTTATTTTGCAAAAGATCGCCGAGAAAAACGCTCAAGCTAGCGCAAATTCGGCCGAGCCGAAATTCCGCGTAAACGACGCTCACATCGCGATCCTATATAAAATGGCGGCGTACTATGCGAAATTTGGCGGCGAATACAAAAAAATGTACGAATATCTTTTTAAAAGTCTCAAATTTAAATTTACAAAAGAAGCGCTTGCGATGCTGATTTTAAGCCCGTTTCCAAAGTCCATGATTTTGTTTTTAACTAAAATTCGCGTTTGGATATACAAAAAAACGCACGGCGAATGA
- a CDS encoding glycosyltransferase, giving the protein MKVLFIISTLQAGGAERVMSLLASYFAKFHDVTLLKFDTKPPFYELDERIKLIDLPFPMVKKGFFANLIRRVKKFFYQRNLIKNGGFDVVISSMDSTNINVILSNLFIGKPLFISEHSSADFFKGRGWLFLRRVLYPLASGLTVLTKEDYEYYSFVKNKTVMYNPMFEAKKQGLPKENIILFVGRLISLKGCDIFLKAMSLVDKELLKDWKIVIAGAGEERQRLELIAHEQLHLDAEFIGQTSDVASLYERSKILVSSSKTEGLPNVLIESVFFNCARVATATSGAKELIEDGKDGFLVPIDDVKALGSKIELLMRDEELRQELVKNANERKNAFKTDQIYQKWMDFITQNIKS; this is encoded by the coding sequence ATGAAGGTTTTATTTATAATTTCGACCCTGCAAGCAGGCGGCGCCGAGCGCGTTATGAGCTTGCTGGCGAGCTATTTTGCGAAATTTCACGACGTAACGCTTTTAAAATTTGACACCAAACCGCCGTTTTACGAGCTAGACGAGAGGATAAAGCTGATCGATCTGCCTTTTCCGATGGTGAAAAAGGGTTTTTTTGCAAATTTAATAAGGCGCGTGAAAAAGTTTTTTTATCAGCGAAATTTGATCAAAAACGGCGGATTTGACGTCGTTATCTCCTCGATGGATAGCACCAATATCAACGTGATTTTGTCGAATTTATTTATCGGTAAGCCGCTTTTTATCAGCGAGCATTCAAGCGCCGATTTTTTCAAAGGGCGCGGCTGGCTGTTTTTACGCCGAGTGCTCTATCCGTTAGCTAGCGGACTCACGGTACTTACGAAAGAAGACTACGAATACTATAGCTTCGTAAAAAATAAAACCGTGATGTACAATCCGATGTTTGAAGCCAAAAAACAGGGCTTGCCGAAGGAAAACATCATCCTTTTCGTCGGTCGTCTCATCTCGCTTAAAGGCTGCGACATATTTTTAAAGGCAATGAGTTTGGTCGATAAAGAGCTTTTAAAAGACTGGAAAATCGTGATAGCGGGCGCTGGCGAAGAGAGGCAAAGACTAGAGCTCATCGCGCATGAGCAACTGCATCTGGATGCCGAATTTATCGGGCAAACGAGCGATGTCGCTTCGCTTTACGAAAGGTCTAAAATTTTAGTCTCAAGCTCCAAAACCGAAGGCTTGCCGAATGTTTTAATCGAGAGCGTATTTTTTAACTGCGCCAGGGTGGCGACTGCTACAAGCGGCGCAAAAGAGCTCATCGAGGACGGCAAGGACGGGTTTTTAGTGCCGATAGACGACGTAAAAGCGCTCGGAAGCAAAATCGAACTCTTGATGCGCGACGAGGAGCTGAGGCAAGAGCTGGTAAAAAACGCCAACGAGCGCAAAAACGCCTTTAAAACCGATCAAATTTATCAAAAGTGGATGGATTTTATCACGCAAAATATAAAGAGCTAA
- a CDS encoding glycosyltransferase family 25 protein, producing MKNLVFVISLKSDEARRQKLKERFKNYGEFKLVEATDGRAMSAKEYYGYALSSLEAYGRLLSPSEVGCSLSHVRAYEEFLKSDAKFALILEDDVIGDESGIKKAFETAAKMDAGSALICGAQDGLEGRFSAFGKKLEDDFWLVSKRSYGTIYRAAAYVLDRRAAEAILQTHEKALCVADFWRILLLQNGLKMYFSDIFAHPTDLADSNIQAERVQRAQAKVSPLARLNSLKYVVATRFEAAILGYERIFKR from the coding sequence ATGAAAAATTTAGTATTCGTTATTTCGCTAAAAAGCGACGAGGCGCGCAGGCAAAAGCTAAAAGAGCGGTTTAAAAACTACGGCGAATTTAAGCTCGTCGAAGCGACCGACGGTAGAGCAATGAGCGCAAAGGAGTACTACGGCTATGCGCTGTCTAGCCTTGAGGCTTACGGCAGACTGCTAAGCCCGTCCGAGGTCGGTTGCTCGCTCTCTCACGTGCGCGCTTACGAGGAGTTTTTAAAAAGCGACGCCAAATTTGCACTCATCTTAGAAGACGACGTAATCGGAGATGAAAGCGGCATAAAAAAGGCGTTTGAAACGGCTGCTAAGATGGATGCGGGCTCGGCGCTCATTTGCGGCGCGCAAGACGGGCTAGAGGGGCGATTTAGCGCATTTGGCAAAAAGCTGGAGGATGATTTTTGGCTGGTCTCAAAACGCTCTTACGGAACGATCTACCGAGCGGCGGCCTACGTGCTTGATAGGCGCGCGGCGGAAGCGATTTTACAAACGCACGAAAAGGCGCTTTGCGTGGCTGATTTTTGGCGGATTTTGCTTTTACAAAACGGCTTAAAGATGTATTTTAGCGATATTTTCGCGCATCCGACCGATTTAGCAGACTCAAATATCCAAGCCGAGCGGGTGCAAAGAGCGCAGGCAAAAGTCTCGCCGCTAGCTCGTCTAAATAGCTTAAAATATGTCGTCGCAACGCGCTTTGAAGCGGCAATTTTGGGCTATGAGCGGATATTTAAAAGATAA
- a CDS encoding MATE family efflux transporter, which yields MLVNLISSIVVFIVSMGINFFLTPYILKSLGNEAYGFVGLSNAIVAYALVVTAAINSVSGRFVAYEWHRDDVSAANAYYSSVLVVNIFFCVLILFGAGIFILNLQSVLNVSDALLGDVRLTFAFYFINFCVGLFNGVISVSMFIKNKLYIISVRNAASSAILAALIVALFYFFRPMIAYIAISALVASLFVFFTSVWVSRRITPELKFNPREFDFTRIKELLKSGVYNSFNALNRVLMSGMDLFICNIFLSANSTGILAVSKAAPIILESFVAQLSAIFAPKFVEHYSKSNLTALVAEAKFSMRVTAFVMSVPAAIFVAFGREFYMLWLPFKSADEISLIYNLSMITLVPIIFISYVFSLFNLDGATNKLKRPAIANTILGAGTILAQIAVLKFTPYGIYGMTAVGAALYSVRILGFDLINAALNLSLPLTTFYGVYFKNLAVFAAVCGLFFWLRNFVQISSWGEFAAYSAVLLALGYAASLFLIFDKREQLVVINKIKSKFKR from the coding sequence ATGCTCGTAAATTTGATCAGCTCCATCGTCGTTTTTATCGTCTCGATGGGGATAAATTTTTTCCTCACACCCTACATTTTAAAGAGCCTAGGCAACGAAGCCTACGGCTTTGTCGGGCTGTCTAACGCTATCGTGGCCTACGCTTTAGTCGTAACCGCGGCGATAAACTCCGTTAGCGGCCGCTTCGTCGCTTACGAGTGGCATAGAGACGATGTAAGCGCGGCTAACGCCTACTACTCGTCGGTTCTAGTCGTAAATATCTTTTTTTGCGTTCTTATTTTGTTTGGTGCGGGCATTTTTATCTTAAATTTACAAAGCGTGCTAAACGTGAGCGACGCGCTGCTAGGCGACGTGCGGCTTACTTTCGCGTTTTATTTTATAAATTTTTGCGTCGGGCTTTTTAACGGTGTCATCAGCGTCTCGATGTTTATCAAAAACAAGCTATACATCATCTCCGTTCGCAACGCCGCGTCTAGCGCCATTTTAGCCGCTCTCATCGTAGCGCTTTTTTATTTTTTCAGACCGATGATCGCATATATCGCGATCTCCGCTCTAGTCGCGTCGCTATTTGTTTTTTTTACGAGCGTTTGGGTTTCGCGCCGCATCACGCCCGAGCTTAAATTTAACCCGCGAGAATTTGACTTTACGCGGATAAAAGAGCTTTTGAAATCTGGCGTCTACAATAGCTTTAACGCCTTAAACCGCGTGCTTATGAGCGGTATGGATCTGTTTATCTGCAACATATTTTTAAGCGCTAATTCGACGGGAATTTTAGCCGTTTCAAAGGCGGCTCCGATTATTTTAGAGAGCTTTGTGGCGCAGCTTAGCGCGATATTTGCACCAAAATTCGTCGAGCACTACTCTAAATCAAATTTGACCGCGCTTGTTGCGGAGGCTAAATTTTCGATGCGAGTTACGGCATTTGTCATGAGCGTGCCAGCGGCCATTTTCGTGGCTTTTGGGCGCGAATTTTACATGCTTTGGTTACCGTTTAAAAGCGCGGACGAGATAAGTCTAATCTATAATCTTTCGATGATAACTCTAGTGCCGATTATATTTATCAGCTACGTTTTTTCGCTTTTTAATCTCGACGGCGCGACGAATAAACTAAAACGCCCCGCGATAGCAAACACGATTTTGGGCGCGGGCACGATTTTGGCGCAGATTGCCGTGCTTAAATTTACGCCTTACGGCATTTACGGTATGACGGCCGTCGGCGCCGCGCTTTATTCGGTGCGCATTTTGGGATTTGACCTTATAAACGCTGCGTTAAATTTGAGCCTGCCGCTTACTACTTTTTACGGCGTTTATTTTAAAAATTTAGCCGTTTTCGCAGCCGTTTGCGGACTGTTTTTTTGGCTGCGAAATTTCGTGCAAATTTCAAGCTGGGGCGAATTTGCCGCGTACTCGGCGGTTTTGCTTGCGCTCGGCTACGCCGCGAGCCTGTTTTTGATATTTGACAAAAGAGAGCAGCTAGTAGTGATAAATAAAATCAAATCGAAGTTTAAAAGATGA